From Butyricimonas paravirosa, one genomic window encodes:
- a CDS encoding SusC/RagA family TonB-linked outer membrane protein — protein MKKLTRTHKSLFLRMLSILLTCIAVISVSPSGAFGQAVEKRITIDLKNTSVRQIIYELRKQSGMNFMFEDSQIDKMAPRTLQLKNVSIEKALDELLKDTEYTYKITGNSVAIVRKVENKQVEGHTVSGVVTDKNGDPLVGVTIVIKGTYRGTTTNIDGKYSLAGIPADATLIFTFIGMDSQEVAIEGRSEIDVRMKETSTEIEGVVVTGMFTRRAESFTGSATTFKREAILRAGNQNLLKSLKNLDPAFQIMENLEFGSDPNRLPNVQLRGQTSFSNLQGDYEGNPNQPLFILDGFETTIEKVFDLDMNRVASVTLLKDAAAKAIYGSKAGNGVVVIETIRPKAGELRVYYSGDFGIEAPDLTGYDLMNAAEKLAYEVQIGMYGPNTAPGVITAYDSYKKVYDDVQRGVDTYWLSKPLRVGFSNKHSLTLEGGDERMRYQLGVSYNNVAGVMKGSERNTLNANTTLSYTYKNFLFRNTIEFTRNWSKNSPYGSFSEYTSLNPYWAPYDENGNLIKTFKVHTGYGEGSNFEQEVYNPLYNATLNTKDETAYTEIRDNFSMDWSISKAFRAVGSFSFTRQESGSDVFYPASHTKFAKYDENGMSDRKGEYTKGDGSSQTVSVQAGLNFNKTFGEHLLFANVTWNMSTARTISTTTVAEGFGNDYMDDISFATKYQKDGSPSGSNSRSREIGVIGAINYSFADRYLFDASLRKSASSVYGSDSHWGTFWSLGAGWNVHHEKFLEGNAWIKQFKLRASMGYTGTQNVDPSQSRARYEYYDYVYGDKIGAQLVALPNDKLKWQRNMDYNLGVDVTLKRFLTLRADYYIQRTDDLLSNISLPPSTGFLTYTENLGKIENRGYELAVSVTPWRDDERQAYVTLSATALHNKNKIKKIYDIFKNSNDEQNSSLDGSYDYNDGQPGDTEVLEKYLNKFTKPATLYYEGCSMTAIWGVRSLGIDPATGQEMFLTKDGRSTYTWSSADQVVIGDTSPKMSGTLNLNAGYKGFTFSASCSYKFGGDLYNSELVARMENINGQSNLDRRLFKAWQKVGDVAPYKVTVISSGSTNYTKPTSRFVQKNNELYISSVNVGYDFAGAAWLKKIALERLKVSFYMNELLRLSSIDIERGTSYPFARNFSFSLQATF, from the coding sequence ATGAAAAAACTAACACGGACGCATAAATCTTTGTTTTTGCGTATGCTGTCGATACTATTGACGTGTATCGCGGTGATTTCTGTAAGCCCGTCAGGGGCTTTCGGTCAGGCGGTGGAGAAGAGAATCACGATCGATTTAAAAAACACTTCCGTCCGGCAAATTATTTACGAGTTGCGTAAGCAAAGCGGTATGAATTTCATGTTCGAGGATTCTCAGATTGATAAGATGGCGCCTAGGACATTGCAGTTGAAAAACGTTTCTATTGAAAAGGCGTTGGACGAGTTGCTGAAGGACACGGAGTACACGTACAAGATCACGGGAAATAGTGTGGCGATTGTGCGTAAGGTGGAGAACAAGCAAGTGGAGGGACATACCGTGTCGGGTGTGGTTACGGACAAGAATGGTGATCCTCTGGTTGGGGTAACTATTGTTATCAAAGGGACTTACCGGGGAACGACGACGAATATAGATGGGAAATATTCTTTGGCGGGAATCCCGGCTGATGCCACGTTGATTTTTACTTTTATCGGGATGGATAGTCAGGAGGTTGCGATTGAGGGACGCTCGGAGATTGATGTCCGGATGAAGGAGACATCCACGGAGATCGAGGGAGTGGTGGTAACGGGTATGTTTACCCGGAGAGCGGAGAGTTTCACGGGGTCGGCAACGACGTTTAAACGGGAGGCTATTTTACGTGCGGGGAATCAGAACTTGTTGAAGAGTTTGAAGAATCTGGACCCTGCTTTTCAAATTATGGAAAATTTGGAGTTCGGTAGTGACCCGAATCGTCTGCCGAATGTCCAGTTGCGCGGGCAGACTTCTTTTTCCAATTTGCAGGGGGATTACGAGGGGAACCCGAATCAACCGTTGTTTATTCTCGATGGTTTCGAGACAACGATCGAGAAAGTGTTCGATCTGGATATGAATCGTGTGGCCAGTGTCACCTTGTTGAAGGATGCGGCGGCAAAGGCGATCTACGGTTCGAAAGCGGGTAACGGGGTTGTCGTGATCGAGACGATTCGCCCGAAAGCCGGGGAACTTCGCGTGTATTATTCCGGAGATTTTGGTATTGAAGCTCCCGATTTGACGGGGTATGATTTGATGAATGCGGCAGAAAAACTGGCTTACGAGGTACAGATTGGTATGTACGGTCCTAACACGGCTCCCGGAGTGATTACGGCGTATGACTCGTACAAGAAAGTGTACGATGATGTGCAGCGCGGGGTGGACACTTACTGGCTTAGTAAACCGTTACGCGTCGGGTTCAGTAACAAGCATTCCTTGACTCTGGAAGGTGGTGACGAGCGGATGCGCTACCAGTTGGGTGTGTCCTACAATAACGTGGCCGGAGTTATGAAGGGTTCGGAACGTAACACGTTGAACGCGAATACGACGCTTTCTTACACGTATAAAAATTTTCTTTTCCGGAACACGATAGAATTTACTCGTAACTGGTCAAAGAATTCACCTTACGGTTCGTTTTCCGAGTACACGTCACTGAATCCTTACTGGGCTCCTTATGATGAGAACGGTAATTTGATTAAAACGTTCAAGGTACATACCGGTTACGGGGAAGGAAGTAATTTCGAACAGGAGGTGTATAACCCGCTGTATAACGCCACGTTGAATACGAAGGATGAAACGGCATACACGGAGATTCGGGATAATTTCTCGATGGATTGGAGTATCAGTAAGGCTTTTCGTGCCGTGGGAAGTTTTTCTTTCACTCGTCAGGAGTCAGGATCGGATGTGTTTTACCCGGCCAGTCACACGAAGTTTGCCAAGTATGATGAAAATGGCATGAGTGACCGCAAGGGGGAATACACGAAAGGAGATGGTTCAAGTCAAACGGTATCCGTGCAGGCGGGACTTAATTTTAACAAGACGTTCGGGGAGCATTTGCTTTTCGCCAATGTGACTTGGAATATGTCAACAGCCCGCACGATTTCGACAACAACCGTGGCGGAGGGATTTGGTAATGACTATATGGATGATATTTCTTTCGCGACAAAGTATCAGAAGGACGGAAGTCCGTCAGGTAGTAATAGCCGATCCCGGGAAATCGGTGTTATCGGGGCTATAAATTACTCGTTCGCTGATCGGTATCTGTTTGACGCTTCGCTTCGCAAAAGTGCATCATCTGTTTATGGAAGTGATAGTCACTGGGGGACTTTCTGGTCTTTGGGTGCCGGATGGAACGTGCATCACGAGAAGTTTCTGGAAGGTAATGCCTGGATCAAACAGTTTAAGTTACGTGCATCCATGGGATATACCGGGACGCAAAATGTTGACCCGTCTCAGTCTCGCGCTCGTTACGAGTATTATGATTACGTGTATGGTGATAAGATCGGGGCTCAACTGGTGGCCTTGCCTAATGACAAGTTAAAGTGGCAGCGGAATATGGATTACAATTTGGGAGTGGATGTTACGCTAAAGCGTTTCTTGACGTTGCGTGCCGATTATTACATTCAGCGGACGGATGATTTGCTTTCCAATATTTCGCTCCCGCCTTCTACGGGGTTCCTTACTTACACGGAAAATTTGGGAAAAATTGAAAATCGGGGGTATGAATTGGCTGTTTCCGTGACTCCGTGGCGTGATGATGAACGGCAGGCATACGTGACCCTTTCTGCGACGGCGTTACATAACAAAAATAAGATCAAGAAGATTTACGATATTTTCAAGAATAGTAATGACGAGCAAAATTCATCGCTTGATGGTAGTTATGATTATAATGACGGGCAGCCCGGGGACACGGAAGTGTTGGAAAAGTATTTGAATAAATTCACGAAACCAGCCACACTTTATTACGAGGGATGTTCCATGACTGCAATATGGGGAGTCCGTTCGTTGGGAATCGATCCGGCCACGGGGCAGGAGATGTTCTTGACGAAGGACGGGAGGAGTACCTATACTTGGAGTTCTGCCGATCAGGTGGTTATCGGTGACACCTCTCCGAAGATGAGCGGGACGCTTAATTTGAATGCCGGCTACAAGGGTTTCACGTTCTCTGCATCTTGTAGCTATAAATTCGGGGGAGATTTGTATAATTCGGAGCTGGTGGCTCGTATGGAGAACATTAACGGCCAGTCGAATCTTGACCGCCGCTTGTTTAAGGCATGGCAGAAGGTGGGAGACGTGGCCCCGTATAAAGTGACCGTGATTTCGTCAGGGTCAACGAACTACACTAAACCAACTTCCCGTTTCGTGCAAAAGAATAATGAACTTTATATTTCTTCTGTAAACGTGGGGTATGATTTTGCCGGGGCTGCCTGGTTGAAGAAGAT
- a CDS encoding FecR family protein, which translates to MKNTSTEERELHTAQNIINAGTGQSADVEQMCEWFEKHPKARNLLTDAKLLAGEIAAIDPERKKRNLVRLRTRVRGYKRARMVRWTTISVATSAAMVLLCFGIFEYAGVVQPEPELLIASVPVVKDSVPTLIFASGEKMDMTEYAVNKKVIDVVHVAARATDETSSVLNVYKVPRMFTSRLALPDSTIVYLNSDSELSFPSRFSDSVRAVSVRGEAYFEVRHGEVPFVVRANDAEIKVYGTKFNVRAYTEKRVAAVLVEGSIGVEYRGCNVMMRPNELCRVDNINGDISTERVDVSKYIAWTEGMFMFERDRLQDIVSELSRWYGIEIVVEGQTLQNSTITAFFERSVSIDEIMTTIEQTINVKITKEEGRYVIR; encoded by the coding sequence ATGAAGAATACGAGTACTGAAGAACGGGAATTACATACCGCACAAAATATAATAAATGCAGGGACGGGCCAGTCGGCAGACGTGGAGCAAATGTGTGAATGGTTCGAAAAACATCCGAAAGCGAGGAATCTATTAACGGATGCCAAACTGTTGGCAGGAGAGATTGCAGCGATAGATCCGGAACGGAAGAAGCGTAATCTTGTCCGCCTCAGAACTCGGGTACGTGGTTACAAGCGGGCGAGGATGGTTCGATGGACGACGATTTCCGTGGCGACATCTGCCGCGATGGTTTTGTTGTGTTTCGGAATTTTTGAATATGCAGGCGTGGTTCAGCCTGAACCGGAATTGCTGATAGCAAGCGTACCTGTTGTGAAAGATAGTGTGCCGACGTTGATATTTGCCTCCGGAGAGAAGATGGACATGACGGAATATGCGGTGAATAAAAAAGTGATTGATGTGGTTCACGTGGCAGCACGGGCAACGGATGAGACTTCTTCCGTTCTTAACGTGTATAAGGTGCCGAGAATGTTCACGAGCCGTTTGGCTTTACCGGATAGCACGATCGTGTACTTGAATTCGGATTCGGAATTGTCGTTTCCTTCCCGGTTCTCGGATTCCGTTCGGGCGGTGTCTGTTCGGGGAGAGGCTTATTTTGAGGTCCGGCATGGTGAGGTCCCGTTTGTTGTTCGGGCGAATGATGCAGAAATAAAGGTGTACGGGACAAAATTTAACGTCAGGGCTTACACGGAAAAACGGGTTGCGGCAGTATTGGTGGAAGGAAGTATCGGGGTTGAATACCGGGGGTGTAACGTGATGATGCGTCCTAACGAGTTGTGCCGGGTGGATAATATAAATGGAGACATAAGTACCGAACGGGTAGATGTGAGTAAGTATATCGCGTGGACGGAAGGTATGTTTATGTTTGAACGTGACCGTCTGCAAGACATCGTGTCGGAGCTTTCCCGCTGGTACGGGATCGAGATTGTCGTGGAGGGCCAAACGTTACAGAACAGTACAATTACGGCATTTTTTGAGAGAAGTGTCTCGATCGATGAAATTATGACAACTATCGAGCAAACTATAAATGTAAAAATCACTAAAGAAGAAGGGAGGTACGTGATCCGGTAG
- a CDS encoding RNA polymerase sigma factor, with protein sequence MAVDYDMNSSVLIDDFNRRDNHAFEYIFLHLYDALYRFSSKLYVGTEVVPDDVVQDVFMNVLKSRISFESLEHLKAYLYLSVKNSYRRYWSHQRHVENYVQHIKHLSEEEMESEVVTSEVIAYLSQAVEVLPEEYAAVLRMYIEGYSPAEISERLGIALSTVYKRKDKAVEDLKKRLSSNMLDLFLSFL encoded by the coding sequence ATGGCCGTTGATTATGATATGAATTCGTCTGTGCTTATCGATGATTTTAATCGACGGGATAATCATGCTTTTGAATATATTTTTCTGCATCTATATGATGCTTTGTATCGATTCAGTTCAAAATTGTACGTGGGTACGGAAGTGGTTCCCGATGATGTCGTGCAGGATGTTTTTATGAACGTTTTAAAGTCTCGTATTTCTTTTGAATCGCTGGAGCATTTGAAGGCCTATCTTTATTTGAGTGTGAAAAATTCGTACAGACGTTATTGGTCTCATCAGCGACATGTGGAGAATTATGTGCAGCATATCAAGCACTTGAGCGAGGAAGAGATGGAGTCGGAGGTTGTGACCTCTGAGGTTATCGCCTATCTGAGTCAGGCTGTTGAGGTCTTGCCGGAAGAATATGCTGCGGTATTGCGGATGTACATAGAGGGTTATTCGCCCGCGGAGATTTCGGAACGGTTGGGAATAGCCCTTAGTACGGTCTATAAGCGCAAGGATAAGGCGGTGGAGGATTTGAAAAAAAGGCTTTCTTCAAATATGCTGGATTTGTTTTTATCTTTTTTATAG
- a CDS encoding SUMF1/EgtB/PvdO family nonheme iron enzyme, which translates to MTLELTTVDAYSQTTGACGGIDFWGNCWEWTLSTDASGSYIVKGGSWDSERDDYRSEKSDVVRTGTQGYVNVGFRVVRVEP; encoded by the coding sequence TTGACCCTCGAATTGACGACGGTGGATGCTTACAGTCAGACGACTGGTGCTTGTGGTGGTATCGATTTCTGGGGTAATTGTTGGGAATGGACTTTGTCAACCGATGCAAGTGGTTCGTATATCGTGAAAGGAGGTAGTTGGGATTCTGAGCGTGATGATTACCGTAGCGAGAAATCGGATGTCGTGAGAACGGGTACCCAAGGCTATGTCAATGTCGGTTTCAGAGTGGTACGGGTTGAGCCTTGA
- a CDS encoding RNA polymerase sigma factor, whose amino-acid sequence MAAQNDKNIILLLAKDPEKGFRLLMARYKEAVYWHIRRIVVSHADAQDATQETFVRVFRSFYQFKGECAFTSWIYRIATNEALRFLSRYRDGRVSLDNANEEINEMMADDYVDYSDLETVKLQKAILALPTKQQLAFNLRYYNELGYDEIAEILGSTPDNVKSNYHIAKEKIIKYMHLNN is encoded by the coding sequence ATGGCAGCACAGAATGACAAGAATATAATTTTACTACTGGCGAAAGATCCCGAGAAAGGTTTTCGGTTATTGATGGCGAGATACAAAGAAGCGGTATATTGGCACATTCGTCGAATTGTCGTGTCACACGCTGATGCGCAGGACGCAACACAGGAGACGTTTGTACGTGTATTTCGTTCGTTCTACCAATTCAAAGGCGAATGTGCCTTTACTTCTTGGATTTATCGCATAGCGACGAATGAAGCCTTACGTTTTTTGAGTCGTTACCGAGATGGACGGGTTTCATTGGATAACGCTAATGAAGAAATAAACGAGATGATGGCTGACGATTATGTGGATTACAGCGATTTGGAAACGGTTAAACTACAGAAAGCTATTTTAGCATTACCTACCAAACAACAACTGGCTTTCAATTTGCGATATTATAACGAATTAGGATATGATGAAATAGCTGAAATTCTAGGCTCCACGCCTGATAATGTAAAGTCAAATTATCATATTGCGAAAGAGAAGATAATAAAGTATATGCACTTAAACAATTAG
- a CDS encoding protein-disulfide reductase DsbD N-terminal domain-containing protein, which produces MKNIILIGLLFVFSSGLQAAIKKSNLRILYVGGTPEINTMLDKVDSLTYARSASQRMASFEKMLKQYFKYVTVIHAKDYNYLLSNDYDVTIMDGVPRPLEPKVEEKDASGRIVKRKRAAYLPQDFSRPMLLIAELSSEMGSRIGLKTDWYCLCLDADAHHMRMEHPIFHGPFPVKMTIVQKPTPELGKFEPYFKGGPTPDSIPMWRVRKDSYGNVNNGIQIRIGLVSRPGGFEDSPEAEFISGGVSAKTLDAVAIGRHGNFFHWGFAASPADMTEEAKSVFANAIVYISQFDGQKPIARKYDEQIITRDVVKKFAYRATREAYEKSLARDERYDQMKKKAQQAIREKQAKGGTLNDAELLFLNYQTPKQKTREEFLQENFPELYFLFGTDEKGYIDYFRNNAAYFLPKPGQYDFIIDEDARSLGIANNDIHLLDKAIELMERGIDPAKGLRLLKRYTLCRFETPEEWRAWFEANKSRLFFTESGGWYFLVNTREKDVLGNDYSVLNDSPLSVSSLSAETDDNNPVLWVASVENLPNGNRQIVIRVKIHPGYHIYARVAESDPFISTTVDFRLPEGVEKVGGLKQPSSKVYNSAGTEVYEKEGIFCQEIQGAGEIICIVDYQCCNDQICMPPAKIELRVK; this is translated from the coding sequence ATGAAAAATATTATTTTAATAGGATTGTTGTTTGTTTTTAGTAGCGGTTTGCAAGCGGCTATCAAGAAAAGTAATTTAAGAATACTTTACGTGGGAGGTACTCCGGAGATTAATACGATGTTGGATAAGGTGGATTCTCTGACTTACGCACGGAGTGCTAGTCAGCGTATGGCATCATTCGAGAAGATGTTGAAACAGTATTTTAAGTATGTGACCGTGATCCATGCAAAAGATTATAATTATTTACTATCTAATGATTATGACGTGACAATCATGGATGGAGTGCCGCGGCCGCTTGAACCGAAGGTGGAAGAGAAAGATGCTTCGGGAAGAATCGTGAAACGTAAGAGAGCTGCTTATTTGCCACAGGATTTCAGTCGTCCAATGTTATTGATCGCAGAATTAAGTAGCGAAATGGGGTCCCGTATCGGTTTGAAAACAGATTGGTATTGCCTCTGTTTGGATGCAGATGCTCATCATATGCGAATGGAACATCCCATTTTTCACGGACCGTTTCCGGTAAAGATGACAATTGTACAGAAACCTACACCGGAACTCGGCAAGTTCGAGCCTTATTTTAAAGGGGGACCTACTCCAGATTCAATTCCGATGTGGAGGGTGAGGAAAGATAGTTATGGGAATGTCAATAATGGGATACAAATACGCATTGGTTTAGTATCGCGTCCCGGTGGATTTGAAGATTCTCCGGAAGCGGAATTTATTTCGGGAGGTGTTTCGGCTAAAACGTTGGATGCCGTGGCTATCGGACGGCATGGAAATTTTTTCCATTGGGGATTTGCAGCTTCTCCAGCGGATATGACGGAAGAGGCTAAATCTGTATTCGCTAATGCGATTGTTTATATTTCGCAATTTGATGGTCAAAAACCGATAGCCCGGAAATATGACGAGCAAATCATTACTCGCGATGTAGTTAAAAAATTTGCTTATAGGGCTACTCGTGAAGCCTATGAAAAATCCTTGGCTCGGGACGAAAGGTATGATCAGATGAAGAAAAAAGCGCAACAGGCTATTCGGGAGAAACAAGCGAAGGGAGGAACGTTGAATGACGCGGAGTTACTTTTTCTGAATTATCAAACCCCGAAACAAAAAACTCGTGAAGAATTTTTGCAGGAAAATTTTCCGGAATTATACTTCCTGTTCGGGACAGATGAAAAAGGATATATTGATTATTTCCGAAATAATGCTGCTTATTTCCTTCCGAAACCGGGCCAATATGATTTTATCATTGATGAAGATGCTCGAAGTTTGGGAATTGCAAATAATGATATCCATTTATTGGATAAGGCAATTGAATTGATGGAACGGGGAATTGATCCTGCGAAAGGATTACGTTTGTTAAAACGTTATACGCTTTGTCGTTTTGAGACTCCGGAGGAATGGCGTGCTTGGTTTGAGGCCAATAAATCCCGTTTGTTTTTCACGGAATCTGGTGGGTGGTATTTTTTGGTGAATACCCGGGAGAAAGATGTGCTTGGAAATGATTATAGTGTGTTGAATGATTCGCCCTTGTCAGTATCTTCTCTCTCTGCGGAAACAGATGATAACAATCCGGTACTTTGGGTGGCCTCGGTGGAAAATCTGCCTAATGGGAATCGGCAAATAGTTATCCGGGTGAAGATTCATCCCGGTTATCATATTTACGCTAGGGTGGCTGAAAGTGATCCCTTTATTTCGACGACGGTTGACTTTCGTCTTCCGGAAGGAGTTGAAAAAGTGGGTGGATTAAAACAACCTTCCAGTAAGGTATATAATAGTGCCGGAACTGAGGTGTATGAGAAAGAAGGCATTTTCTGTCAAGAGATTCAAGGTGCGGGAGAAATAATTTGTATTGTTGATTACCAGTGTTGTAATGATCAAATTTGTATGCCACCGGCAAAAATTGAATTAAGAGTTAAATAA
- a CDS encoding RagB/SusD family nutrient uptake outer membrane protein: MEKKICVILLGLVLFLIGCSDFTEIDPKGKNILNRVEELDLLLNYNYSLYAPEASYFVNDCYVQLTNIPALLNETIKTNKYAYFTWDESVDRVALTESDRKYTSLYEMIGKVANPVLLNVDEASGDRGVADRLKAEALVLRAWCHYLLVNFYAKAYDPATAVHDEGIVYSKESDPIATPNKKLSVAAVYELILKDLDAAFELESLSALPEKMRIGLPFAYAVKAKVLMSMRDYDGAYAAAGESLKLKSTIDDYNQLLAPETMSGSGMIELTRPLLTLEEELFETPSRLIYEAWTPELWEAFEENSVFKNYIMTDVRLRGYPVMGNTFYGLNIACSYSLNVYYSSMGLSTVDMYLVRAECEIRKGKIDEAMDMLNLIREKRILTGKYVAKEAVSEADAFVLLKNISRTENFATVKTYINLKRWNTEEAYKETLHRKVEYTKDGQDVVKEYSLSPDSPLWVFPFPQNATNFNPNLTQNYGL; this comes from the coding sequence ATGGAAAAGAAGATATGCGTCATATTGTTGGGACTCGTTTTATTCCTGATAGGGTGTTCTGATTTTACAGAGATTGATCCCAAGGGTAAAAATATATTGAATCGGGTGGAGGAGTTGGATTTATTGCTTAATTATAATTATTCGTTGTATGCCCCGGAGGCTTCGTATTTTGTTAATGATTGTTATGTACAATTGACGAACATTCCAGCGTTGTTAAACGAGACGATAAAAACGAACAAATATGCTTATTTTACTTGGGATGAATCCGTAGACAGGGTTGCATTGACGGAATCGGATCGGAAATATACTTCACTTTACGAGATGATCGGGAAAGTAGCTAATCCGGTATTGTTGAATGTCGATGAGGCATCCGGGGATCGTGGCGTTGCAGATCGGTTGAAAGCGGAAGCGTTGGTATTAAGGGCTTGGTGTCATTATTTGTTGGTGAATTTTTATGCTAAGGCTTATGATCCGGCAACAGCGGTTCATGATGAAGGAATTGTATATAGTAAGGAAAGTGATCCGATAGCGACACCCAACAAAAAATTAAGTGTGGCAGCCGTTTACGAGCTGATTTTGAAAGATCTTGATGCAGCGTTTGAGTTGGAAAGTTTGTCTGCATTACCGGAGAAGATGCGCATCGGGTTACCGTTTGCTTATGCGGTAAAAGCCAAGGTGTTGATGTCTATGCGTGATTACGATGGGGCTTATGCTGCTGCTGGAGAGTCATTAAAGCTGAAGAGTACTATCGATGATTATAATCAATTGCTAGCCCCGGAGACAATGAGCGGGAGTGGTATGATTGAGCTTACCCGTCCATTGTTAACTCTGGAGGAAGAGCTTTTCGAAACCCCCTCTCGTTTGATTTACGAGGCATGGACCCCAGAATTATGGGAGGCGTTTGAAGAGAACAGTGTTTTTAAAAATTATATTATGACTGACGTGAGGTTGCGAGGCTATCCAGTGATGGGTAATACTTTTTATGGATTGAATATCGCTTGTTCGTATAGTCTCAATGTATATTACAGTAGTATGGGTTTATCGACAGTGGATATGTATCTTGTTCGGGCAGAATGTGAAATTCGCAAGGGGAAGATTGATGAGGCAATGGATATGTTGAATCTTATTCGAGAAAAAAGAATTCTAACCGGAAAGTATGTTGCGAAAGAAGCTGTTTCGGAGGCGGATGCTTTTGTGTTATTGAAAAATATTTCTCGGACAGAAAATTTTGCCACAGTGAAGACTTACATTAATTTGAAACGTTGGAACACGGAAGAGGCCTATAAAGAGACCTTACATCGAAAAGTCGAATATACAAAAGATGGACAGGATGTTGTGAAAGAGTATTCTCTATCTCCCGATTCGCCTCTATGGGTGTTCCCGTTCCCGCAAAATGCGACGAATTTTAATCCGAATCTGACTCAGAATTACGGTTTATAG